The Nitrospinota bacterium nucleotide sequence TATGTGTAGCTTTGTCCAAAATTTGAGAATCCCCAATATGCATATATTCCGAGCTTATGAGATAGAGTAGTTTCTTTTCCTTTTAATAAGCATTTTTGTTCAAGGGCGAAGAATTTGGCTTTATATTTAATTGTTCCCGCTTCATCCATTTTCTTTTCCAAATTGCGATATTTGCCATTGTCTTCATATTGCGTGCTGATAAATTCTGCTTCATCAAAATTAACGCTCTCGTTAAACTTGGTTTCAAAAAAAATTGGTGCTTTTTTAAAAACTGCCCCAACAAAAGAAGCCTCACCTTTGAATGCTCTATTCCTGAAATTGATACGTTCATAAAATTTCGCATTAGAGAACAAAATATCATTAATAGTGAGTGCATGAGCATGATTATGAGAGACCGAGAAATTTGCAGGTCCATGGAAAATAGCATTTAAAAAAGTGGACTTGCCCGGAAAATGCGTATTGTGAAAATTTGCTTCCCTAATAAATTCTGAATGATTGAAAAAGATATCACCCTTTAATTCATAGTCAGACATATCAAAAGAACCATGAAATTTGCATTTTTTAAAACTTATAGCTCTTCCATTTGCTAAATTAGGAGGTCTAAATGGTTGTGCGAAAACAGCTCCCTCAAGGTTAAGGCATTCTTCCCTTGAAGTATTGAAGTTCTGTGCGATATTAGTGATTCCATTATTGAATCTACTGAGTAGATCATCTCTCCTGTTAGAAGCTGCAACCCAAGGATATTTCCCTTGGTTTTCATATTTTTCGTTGTACAGGTCGTATGGAAGGTGGAAAAGGCAATATTTATATTGGTCAAAACCGTAATCAGGAGAGTATGTATAATTCATATAACCTTTTACAAATTGGCAGGTTTCCTTTGAGCAAGGAGTCGGCAGAGTTGTTTTGCTATCACGCCATTTGGAAAGATTCCTAGCATCACCGTATTTACCGTTATACATTGGGTTATAGTTTAGCAATAAATCTGTTACTAATCCATCTAGCAGAACTTTAAGGCGCTACCCCTACAACAATTTTGTTAATTATCACATATAACCTCTTGATTATTAGTGGTATTAGTAAAGAAAGTTACAAAAAACAGATAGCCGGGCGGATGGCCGCCCGGCTATTGGAAAATTACCATAACTCCCTTCGGTTTCGCATGACTAGAGGGAGCGCAAAAGTCGCAATTATCATTAACGCGATGAAGGGGTACTGAATCCCGTATACAACCGGTGTAAGCGCAACCCGTGTCACAATCCTGAACGTCTCATGCGAGGCGATGAAATCTGCCACCGGAGGAGAGTAGGTGTAGTAAAGGTCAACAAGAAGCCGTCCGGTGTCGCTGACGAGGAGCTGTTTATCCCTGAAGTTGCGCAGTATTTCGACATGCGGTTCCATGTAACTCCCGTACGCGGCGGTCGCTATGAAACAGCCCCCGCCGGCACTATCACCGGCTGCGCTGTCGGTGGTGCTAGTGTTGGTTGCCGTACCTGTTCCGGTGTCCGTATTCGTTCCTGTGCCCGTACCAGTTCCCGTTCCTGTACCAGTGCCTGTACCAGTGCCTGTTCCGGTATCGGTAGTTGTGTCGGTTGAAGTCCCCGCTGTGGTGAAGCTCCATGAATGCGCTGTTGTCAGCGGGTTCCCGGCGAGATCGTTCGCCCCTGTCGAGATGGTCGCCGTATATGTCGTCCCGGCCATGAGGTCTGCCGACGGAGTAAAGGTAGCGGTGGTTCCGTCGTAGGCGACAGCTCCAGTCGCTCCGTTATCCAGCGTGAAATTTGCCGCAATGATCGTATCCGCCGACATAGGTTCGCTGAATGTCGCTGTGACTGTTGTGTTGACTGCAACATCAGTAGCGCCATCGACAGGTGTTGTCGATGAAACGGTCGGTGCTGTAAGGTCTGGCGCGTCCCCTGTTGTGAAGGACCAAGTGTATGCGGCGGCAATCGCGTTAGTAGCGACGTCGGTTGCCCCCGTAGTGATAGTCGCCGTATAGGTTGTCGAATACGCAAGACCAGCGTTCGGCGTAAATGTCGCTGTCGTGCCTGTATATGTGACCGTACCGGTTATGCCGTTATCGAGAGTGAAGGTCGACGACGTAATCGTTGCGGCATCCATCGGCTCGCTGAATGTAGCCGATACCGCGCTGTTCGTAGCGACCCCTACTGCCGAATCTGCCGGAGCGACGGCGGTTACCGTCGGCGGAATTGTGTCTACACCATTTCCAATCAGCACAAATGTGCTGGTAGGGTTGGAGGCATCGTTTGATGTTATCGTTACTGTAAGCGTTTTTGAAGCACCGACAGATGTAGGACTGAACGCAACTGTTACCGTGCAGTTACCGGCTGATGGAATTACCGG carries:
- a CDS encoding pentapeptide repeat-containing protein; its protein translation is MLNYNPMYNGKYGDARNLSKWRDSKTTLPTPCSKETCQFVKGYMNYTYSPDYGFDQYKYCLFHLPYDLYNEKYENQGKYPWVAASNRRDDLLSRFNNGITNIAQNFNTSREECLNLEGAVFAQPFRPPNLANGRAISFKKCKFHGSFDMSDYELKGDIFFNHSEFIREANFHNTHFPGKSTFLNAIFHGPANFSVSHNHAHALTINDILFSNAKFYERINFRNRAFKGEASFVGAVFKKAPIFFETKFNESVNFDEAEFISTQYEDNGKYRNLEKKMDEAGTIKYKAKFFALEQKCLLKGKETTLSHKLGIYAYWGFSNFGQSYTYPFIWLIIIQFVFFWIFRYSWSDEALQILFLNAFRPLSFVKACDITNMNLLEYILAIIHTLLTYTSSALFILAVRRKFRLQ
- a CDS encoding Ig-like domain-containing protein, whose product is MVNAEKKESDKMRPIKTGLFFLPIFIIAMFASSAFAAAVNEYYTYDGAGRLTNAFIGGNQIAYTYDAAGNITNKVITASTPTMVFTTASPHNFGDVETGTTSSTSFTISNAGSGNMVSIIALTGNKTEFSITGGTCASLSPVIPSAGNCTVTVAFSPTSVGASKTLTVTITSNDASNPTSTFVLIGNGVDTIPPTVTAVAPADSAVGVATNSAVSATFSEPMDAATITSSTFTLDNGITGTVTYTGTTATFTPNAGLAYSTTYTATITTGATDVATNAIAAAYTWSFTTGDAPDLTAPTVSSTTPVDGATDVAVNTTVTATFSEPMSADTIIAANFTLDNGATGAVAYDGTTATFTPSADLMAGTTYTATISTGANDLAGNPLTTAHSWSFTTAGTSTDTTTDTGTGTGTGTGTGTGTGTGTGTNTDTGTGTATNTSTTDSAAGDSAGGGCFIATAAYGSYMEPHVEILRNFRDKQLLVSDTGRLLVDLYYTYSPPVADFIASHETFRIVTRVALTPVVYGIQYPFIALMIIATFALPLVMRNRRELW